In Pseudomonas saudiphocaensis, one DNA window encodes the following:
- a CDS encoding response regulator transcription factor, which translates to MRLLLVEDSVPLADELTASLARQGYAVDWLADGRDADYQGTSEPYDLMVLDLGLPGKPGLEVLRDWRARGLATPVLILTARDSWAERIEGLKAGADDYLTKPFHPEELLLRIQALLRRAHGIANQPLLQVGGLALDEARQRCRKGDEDIELTAGEFRLLRYFMLHPGQLLSKTQLTEHLYDGETERDSNVIEVHVNRLRGKLGRELIETRRGQGYRFGGAS; encoded by the coding sequence ATGCGCCTGCTGCTGGTTGAAGACAGCGTTCCCCTTGCCGACGAATTGACCGCCAGCCTGGCCCGCCAGGGCTATGCCGTCGACTGGCTGGCCGATGGCCGCGACGCCGATTACCAGGGCACCAGCGAACCCTATGACCTGATGGTCCTCGACCTGGGGCTGCCCGGCAAACCGGGATTGGAGGTGCTTCGCGACTGGCGCGCGCGCGGCCTCGCCACGCCGGTGCTGATCCTCACCGCACGCGACTCCTGGGCCGAGCGCATCGAGGGGCTCAAGGCCGGCGCGGACGACTACCTGACCAAGCCCTTTCACCCCGAGGAGCTGCTGCTGCGCATCCAGGCTTTGCTGCGACGCGCCCATGGCATCGCCAATCAGCCCCTGCTGCAGGTCGGCGGGCTGGCGCTGGATGAAGCCCGTCAGCGTTGTCGCAAGGGTGACGAGGATATCGAGCTGACCGCCGGGGAGTTTCGCTTACTGCGTTACTTCATGCTGCATCCGGGGCAGTTGCTGTCAAAAACCCAGCTGACCGAACACCTTTACGATGGCGAAACCGAGCGTGACTCCAATGTCATCGAGGTGCACGTCAACCGCCTGCGCGGCAAGCTCGGCCGCGAGCTGATCGAAACCCGCCGCGGTCAGGGCTATCGCTTCGGCGGCGCCAGTTGA
- a CDS encoding PepSY domain-containing protein yields the protein MRSTLLILPLALLLAATPAASRDLDQDEALQLRREGRILPLESLLQQVQQRYPGARLLEAELEEEDGLYIYDIELLTADGIARELELDARDGRLIKDEED from the coding sequence ATGCGTAGCACCCTCCTCATCCTCCCCCTGGCTCTGCTGCTCGCCGCCACCCCGGCGGCGAGCCGTGATCTGGATCAGGACGAAGCCCTGCAACTGCGCCGTGAAGGCCGGATCCTGCCGCTGGAAAGCCTCCTGCAGCAGGTCCAGCAGCGTTATCCCGGCGCACGCCTGCTGGAAGCCGAGCTGGAGGAAGAGGACGGCCTCTATATTTATGACATCGAACTGCTTACCGCAGACGGCATCGCCCGTGAGCTGGAACTGGACGCCCGCGATGGCCGCCTGATCAAGGACGAGGAAGACTGA
- a CDS encoding PepSY domain-containing protein has protein sequence MKNLTVLFTAATLALGANLAMARDLGPDEALKLRDAGTIQSFEKLNEAALAKHPGATIEETELEEEYGRYIYQLELRDNKGVQWDLELDAKTGEILKNHQDD, from the coding sequence ATGAAAAACCTTACTGTACTGTTCACCGCTGCCACCCTCGCCCTGGGCGCCAACCTGGCCATGGCCCGCGACCTGGGCCCGGACGAAGCACTGAAGCTGCGTGACGCCGGCACCATCCAGTCGTTCGAGAAACTCAACGAAGCGGCACTGGCCAAGCACCCCGGCGCCACCATCGAAGAAACCGAGCTGGAAGAAGAATACGGCCGCTACATCTATCAGCTTGAACTGCGCGACAACAAAGGTGTGCAATGGGACCTTGAGCTGGACGCCAAAACCGGCGAGATCCTCAAGAACCATCAGGACGACTAA
- a CDS encoding PepSY domain-containing protein has translation MYSKKLTAALAIAALGASGFALADKPGADWISLEQAVEKAKAAGYSQLHSISADDNHWEGEGVKADGKVWEFKMDARTGEMTKEKED, from the coding sequence ATGTATTCGAAGAAACTGACCGCCGCACTTGCCATTGCCGCCCTCGGTGCCAGTGGTTTCGCCCTGGCCGACAAGCCAGGCGCCGACTGGATCAGCCTCGAGCAGGCAGTAGAGAAGGCCAAGGCGGCCGGCTACAGCCAACTGCACTCGATCAGCGCTGATGACAATCACTGGGAAGGTGAAGGCGTGAAGGCCGATGGCAAAGTCTGGGAGTTCAAAATGGACGCCCGCACCGGTGAAATGACCAAGGAAAAAGAAGACTGA